CCGATGACCACAGGCCTGCCACCTTATCCTTCGCCGGAATGTTTGCCGGAAAATTATGATTATCACCATCTTCATTaacatcgacatcatcattatcagaCTCTGAAAAGTCCGATCCAGTTTTGTCTTCTTCAGCATCATCAACAGACTCTCCATCTTCACTCCATTCACTTTCTTGATAGCCATCCATGTCGATTTCAATGTAATCACTAATCTCCTCAATGACTTTGACATAGAAGATGTTGCTACCTATTCTGAGTTTTACGGTTTCATTAATCGGACTAATGCCCCACAATTTTATCATAACTCTTCCAGCAATCAAATTCTGATGACCTTCAAAGGAGCAATTGCTCGTTTCAAGTGTTTGTCCCCACCATCCAGCTATCTTGTGAAAGTTTTTTTCCTTCCAATGCTTGACAGGAACTCCGATAATGTTTAACCATGTTAGCCTGCTTGACACAAGATAATGACTATCTCCCCCATATTTTATGTTGCTCATCCATCTAGATAAGCAATGGTTTTCGTCATGGACGAATCCATCCACCTTGGCCCTATCTTTAAGCACTATCATCATGCTGAGACCCCCCagatacttcagttcaaatttttgtAGTCCTTCACCTAGGCAAATAGATCTGAAATTGGCTAAGAATTCTAACTTCTTGACTTCACCTACGAATGAGCTTTTCAATAAAGAGCTGTTATCTTCTTCATCAATATCAATAATAACCTCTCTCTCCTTGTCTCTAACAGATTCTTCATGCCTTTTATCTTCTTTATAATCCTTATTTTTATTTAGGTATTCACGGAGGTATTTGTCTTTCATCTTGGTGTTTGCTTCATTTACTTTGGGCCATTCATCTCTGTTCAAACCATCACTAAAGTGTCGTTCATCTTTCTCTTTCCAAACGAATGTTGATGCAGGTCTGCTACTATGTCCTCTATCATTCGAGTCGTTACCCGTCCCTTTCTTTGCATGGTTATACCTTGTGACATCCTCTTGACCCCCTGTCTTACTCTTCCTGTCGATAGCCTTGAACACCCTAAGCATAATCCCATCTATTCTAATCTCCCTCAGTTTTTTCAGCATTCTTTCATCATCTTCGACACCCCCAAACCTTACGAAAGCGAATCTCCTCCCATTCTTTAATCGTTTCCTAACCATATACACATCCCTCACTTGGCCGTAATTTTTGAACATCCTCCATAATTCTTCAACTTTCCACTGATCCGGGAAATTGAAAAACATGAAAGATTTGAGATGATTTCCGATTAACCTCTTGTTGTTGTCGAACCCGTTGTAGTTATCACTATAAAAATCTCTAACCCTATTCGTGCCCTTTGATTTTTTTTCCTCACCTCTTGCCACACACCCTCACCATTTTCTTTTTCTGTCTCTAGACTCTCTCTCACACACATTTCTCTCTATTGTAAAATGAACTTGTCATATTAAATACTCCGTAGTAAATAACTTTAATGGTGTTTACTATTAAAATTCAATTATTAATAAAGCTGCCCACGTATGTATCACACATTCACATGTGACACATGCGTATATACACACATGTAATTATTTATGCGACAAATATTTTTCCTGATGTAGTCGCAAAGTAATCTGTTACACGAAACTTTCAAATTTcgggaattatttatatattttattttaaactatagcCTTTGAGTATCCAAACATCTAAACATTAAGTACATCCTTTGAAATCctgaatttaattataattattacattaCATCTTATACAATATAGTAAAAAATTTAATCAAACTTTCTTTAGAAGGTGATGATGCTTCTTACCAATATATTAACAAACTAATGAAATGTTTTTATTCATATCTAGGTGACTTGTTATAGGCTAATAGCATATAGCATATAAATAATGTTacgtttctataattagaaaggaACCATCGAGACAGTCCTATATGATATTTTGAAGCATACGGATACAACAATTGAACCAAATTTTATATACGTACAAATGGATATATACAAAAAAGTGATAAACTTGAAGATACATCTCTTGGTGTAAATTCGATATTATAAAATACTGGTGCATAGAttaaattattatttgtatttacacACTAAATTAAATCATTTGATTTATTAAAAAATAGTATACGCGAGGTGGCCACCTATCATTTCGTAAGCAAAATAAAGAAAGGTCACGAAAGTGATTTGTAGAAAAAGACAAGAAGATCCACAAATTCATATTCAGACCCTCTATGAATTTCAGCATTTTTAGCTGGTATCCAAGATGAATCTATGTTTCCTTTATTtccttttttatttaatttaatattttaaatttaaactttatttttatttaattaatatattttgtaaaaataagaAAGAAGAATAAAAAGAAATACACTTTTTTCACATATTTAAAGAACCCATTTGTTGACAAAAATCTAAGATTTCAAACAAGATTCATCCTCATCTCTTCTTGCAGGTGAGCCTTCATTCTCTCCCAATTTACAGCTTCAATAAATCGTTTTTTACATTTCACATAACCATTATCAAATAGGGTTTTTAAATTCATGAGATTCAAGACTCCATGACTGCATTTTCAACGTATCTTGGCTATAATTAAattgaaaaataaattaaaaataaaaaaaatcctctTTTTGATTTGATAATCAAGAAGTCATGGGATTACATGTTCAAATTTTAGATTTTGATTATAGATAATGACCTAAAATCAATTTGGGTATATTCTAAATCACTCGCTTGGTACAGTCTtacattttaaatttttttatattttatatttttcctATTGGATCTCCCATTTTCTTGTATACAATTGCATTAAGTGTAATACTTTACTAGTTCATGGGCTGTTTTTACCTAATAAATTGTATTTCTGCTACTCATTTTCATGATCAGTACATATGATTATAAATAATTTGtccttttgtttttttcttttgatATGTTCATTTTTTCAAGGATATTGATGCAGGCCAGCTTTCAAATTCTTGAATAATTTTAGATTGCTGTGCAATTTAATATATTCAAGCATGTTgatctatatatttaaaatatgttATGTCTATTTCAATGTAAATTAAAGTAACTTAAATGGAGCTTTCAGTACAGTTTTAAGCTTTTAATTATTGTGATTCAAATACATACATACAATGCTACAAGCTTCCTTTTTGTTTTCTTTAGCTATTTGCCATTAGAAAATTTATCTTTTTTTGCTAGCATGGTCCCAACTGTGATTTGTATTGTTTTGAGCCTTTTGTTGAAAATCATCTTTTCTATGCTGTCTTTTTCTGTATTTTTGATAAAATTGTTTCCATGATTCAAACAATTTAGTGGTTTAATATAACAATAAAATCAGGCCTATAATTTGCTAAAAAATCTACCTACTAGATGCATTTTtcaaatatgtgatttgtttgtATTTAATTTTAATGGGGTTTAGAGTGACAAACTTCTTGCACATCAGTACATCACCCTCAAATATCGTTGTCTTCATAAATAGACTCGTGTTTTCAATTTGGTTTATAAAAGTGACATATGCTTATAGTCAACTTATACATACGTTGCATAGAACAAGttgaataaaactaattatatatttGAAAATTACAGTGGCAGATCGAAAAAGCTATATCTTTTGTTATGATCTTATTGTTGTTTGAAAGATCTACAACTTATCAGATTTGATGGGTTGCATTTGTTCCACTGGTGTTAAGCATACACCTGGTTATGAAGAACCTGCTCTGCTTGCTAAAGAAACCCCATGTGAGTTCTTGAATCTACCCTTTTCGAATCATATTTTACCATGCTTATATTATGCATATTTGATCTGGGTTTCGTTCTTTTTTGGATGAAGATCATATATTAGATAAAAAGTTTAAGTTTTGCATTCTCAATCATAATATTGTTTAATACTTACATATCTGGTTGCTTGAATGTTGCAGTTACCGTGAGTGAAGTTGAGGCTTTGTATGAGCTTTTTAAAAAGCTGAGCAGCTCCATTATCGATGATGGACTCATTCACAAGGTATCTTTAAATGATCTTGATATTTCGTCTGTTTAAATTTGTGTTTTGGATTATTAGTTTGATAATCTTTATAGATTCAGTGCTAATTATCTTTGCAAATATCATGTACAGGACGAATTTCAGCTTGCGCTCTTCAGGAACAGAAACAGGCGAAATCTATTCGCAGACAGGGTATGTTATGAACAAAAACTAGTCGAATTTAATTAGTAATCTGATTTACTAAAGAAAAGTTGTTTTGTTTTGTTTCGTTTTGTAGATATTTGATTTATTTGATGTGAAACGTAACGGAGTCATCGAGTGTGGAGAGTTCGTTAGATCATTAGGTGTTTTCCATCCGAATGCACCCGTAGAAGATAAAATTGCATGTGAGTTCAACTCATTTATTCGAATAAATAAACAATATTTGCTTATGCTTAATTAATGTATACTTACTTTGTAATACTACAATAAAATCAATTTACCAGTTGCATTCAGGCTATACGATCTTCGACGAACTGGTTTTATTGAAAGAGAAGAGGTTAGGTTTATTGAAGTCAGTGATTACCCAAAACTGTAAATTTTGGTACTTTGTTTGTGTAATATTTTTGTTTTCGTTGTACAGTTAAATGAGATGGTAATAGCTCTATTACACGAGTCAGATTTGGTACTTTCGGAAGACGTTATTGAAATTATAGTCGATAAAACATTTAGTGATGCAGACACAAAAGGAGATGGAGTGATAGATGAAGAAGAATGGAAGGAATTTGTAGCAAAAAATCCCTCTCTAATAAAGAACATGACCCTCCCCTACTTGAAGTAAGTGTCAAAACGGGCGGGCCTAACCTGCATATGCTTTTTAATCTAtctttttataatattttttataagatcatatgcataaaaataaaattttggCAACTCTCAACCTATTTGACCCATTTTCCTCTTAGGTAGTTTTTATTTGACCCGTTTGATGGCAAACACAGCCCAAGTTCGACCCATCTATCAGTATATGGAACAAATTGGTCACATTTGATTCGATTGCATAATAATTTGACATTCAGTATTCAGACGAAAAATTATCAAAAACATATACAGCCGCACAAATTAGGTTAAGCCGCACAAATTATGTTCCTAACCTCAGATGACATATGCAGGGACATAACGTTGGCATTTCCAAGCTTTGTTCTGACCTCTGAAATAGAAGACTCGGAAGTATAAGATAGAATGAAGTGTAAATTATCTATCAAAATATGACACGATGGATGACACGCGCATGACGTAAATCTAGCACTTTGAGCTGGTTCATTGGTCAGAAAGGGCATGAAAAGGGGAAAGATTCTGGTATATCAAAGGCTGGCTGCCATGAGATTTAATGGAGGTTGAAGCTTTTGTACAGATATAAAGATGGCAGATGCTATGTGGATGAACTTGCAAGTTTTTGTATTAAGCTGTTCATTCTAATTATTATATTTTGTTTAATAAAGACATAATTTTTGTTCTTTGGTGTAGATTGAGTCGGTTTTGAATATTGTAAGATACAAGTGTTAATATAAGTTAGTTATTTTGGAGATTATATTTGTATTAAACTTTTGGAACTTAGAAATGTTTATgataatttttttaattattattattatttttttgttttttttgttttttgtttatgATGTTCTTTTATATCTCGCAGCAGAATTGGATAAAGGCACAAactgttgtataatttgtttggtcAAGCAGATGGTGGTATCAAGCAGATGATGCTACACGCACACATATATATGCATGCATCCATTTATGCATGCTgcgcacacatatatatacatatattttgagTTTCATGATCTCAGTTTCAGTCGAGTATCGTCTTATATGTCATTAGTGCGTCAATGAAAAAAAAACTGACTAAGTGGTGAACTTACGCATGATGTACAACCATCGTCGTATTTTTGGTTAACAACTTAACGTTGCTTTCTGAAGACTCCAATAATAATGGTGTTGGAAACATTAGAACATCTACACTGATGtgcaatttcgtactctaaattattagctaaatacctatcgattatcacacaatacaggcaactataaccagttcgtgtagtaattaaacaagtatttgaccaattcattccacagagagcaggtaattgaaaacttgaactattaattattctaagatttaaaaggtgAGTTTTGTTGTAAAATTGATTAAACgcaaaagtaaattaaacttaactcaataagaagcaaaggtatccacttagctacaattccctaggctaggattgctcggttaaattcgttaagtaaacaattacaatgatgtgacactgtatttatctgtcgattcctacagtttaagactagtaacctaagtataactgtcgttaacctagagttactaaccaattcaccatgatattactcaagattataatctaacttaggttggtttggtgtcccttacaacctcacaattattgcaactaatttcaagctcaaccactatacgattaattttattatcggtgtccctcataaaatctcacgtattcctaaattattcacgttcaataatctagtaaaagctattaatcaatttaactgtcgttagttaatcaataacttctgtgatttaacaatcaataagcttaaataacggtggatcttagctagacataaaattgtgtaattttaattaattgtcgttaaccaaaagatcgcaatccatcacctaggttcatgcatctaagcgaatactaaatatttagctactcatggcaaagcaaataacaaataaataagaagaataAATAAGCATGAACATTgtcttaattaaaattaaaagCAAACAAAGTAAATTTAAGATcaaaactaaccaagaatgatattgtagcttaaaccc
This genomic window from Rutidosis leptorrhynchoides isolate AG116_Rl617_1_P2 chromosome 2, CSIRO_AGI_Rlap_v1, whole genome shotgun sequence contains:
- the LOC139893346 gene encoding calcineurin B-like protein 4, translated to MGCICSTGVKHTPGYEEPALLAKETPFTVSEVEALYELFKKLSSSIIDDGLIHKDEFQLALFRNRNRRNLFADRIFDLFDVKRNGVIECGEFVRSLGVFHPNAPVEDKIAFAFRLYDLRRTGFIEREELNEMVIALLHESDLVLSEDVIEIIVDKTFSDADTKGDGVIDEEEWKEFVAKNPSLIKNMTLPYLKDITLAFPSFVLTSEIEDSEV